In the Magnolia sinica isolate HGM2019 chromosome 15, MsV1, whole genome shotgun sequence genome, one interval contains:
- the LOC131227766 gene encoding HMG-Y-related protein A-like isoform X1: protein MAGSLVHLSRTPDHPPYAEMISAAIRSLREECGSSESSISTYIKSNHQDLPVAHSNLLSYHLSKLIRLGEIAQPTPNSYSVPTHPNPQNPNPNPNPNPNPNPSLPPRRERPPPKNPTPSPSHQPRRGRPPKTETLNNGGSERRRGGKPPKRKPAGDEMVDLLPGAAVMNGGDVPLRRCRGRPPKPKGGCVVGPGGAGSEGEEGLGLETGSTVVKMSRVGGRWVVN from the exons atggcAGGTTCTTTGGTTCATCTCAGTCGCACGCCAGACCATCCACCTTATGCAGAG ATGATCTCGGCTGCGATCAGGTCCCTGAGGGAAGAATGCGGATCTAGCGAGTCGTCCATCTCAACATACATCAAATCGAACCACCAAGATCTGCCTGTGGCCCACTCCAACCTCCTCTCCTACCATCTCTCCAAACTTATCCGACTCGGTGAAATCGCCCAGCCCACCCCCAATTCCTACTCCGTCCCTACCcacccaaatccccaaaaccctaaccctaaccctaaccctaaccctaaccctaatccctcCCTCCCACCTCGCCGTGAACGCCCTCCCCCTAAAAACCCTACACCTAGTCCCTCTCATCAACCTCGTCGTGGTCGCCCTCCCAAGACGGAGACGCTCAACAACGGAGGCAGTGAGCGCAGGAGAGGCGGGAAACCACCCAAGCGGAAGCCCGCTGGGGACGAGATGGTAGATTTGTTGCCCGGCGCAGCTGTGATGAACGGTGGGGATGTGCCGCTGCGACGGTGTCGTGGGCGGCCTCCCAAGCCTAAAGGGGGCTGTGTGGTGGGCCCCGGTGGAGCGGGGTCGGAAGGGGAGGAGGGTTTGGGGTTGGAGACGGGATCTACGGTGGTTAAAATGTCCAGGGTTGGAGGGAGATGGGTTGTGAATTGA
- the LOC131227766 gene encoding HMG-Y-related protein A-like isoform X2, whose product MQRSLREECGSSESSISTYIKSNHQDLPVAHSNLLSYHLSKLIRLGEIAQPTPNSYSVPTHPNPQNPNPNPNPNPNPNPSLPPRRERPPPKNPTPSPSHQPRRGRPPKTETLNNGGSERRRGGKPPKRKPAGDEMVDLLPGAAVMNGGDVPLRRCRGRPPKPKGGCVVGPGGAGSEGEEGLGLETGSTVVKMSRVGGRWVVN is encoded by the exons ATGCAGAG GTCCCTGAGGGAAGAATGCGGATCTAGCGAGTCGTCCATCTCAACATACATCAAATCGAACCACCAAGATCTGCCTGTGGCCCACTCCAACCTCCTCTCCTACCATCTCTCCAAACTTATCCGACTCGGTGAAATCGCCCAGCCCACCCCCAATTCCTACTCCGTCCCTACCcacccaaatccccaaaaccctaaccctaaccctaaccctaaccctaaccctaatccctcCCTCCCACCTCGCCGTGAACGCCCTCCCCCTAAAAACCCTACACCTAGTCCCTCTCATCAACCTCGTCGTGGTCGCCCTCCCAAGACGGAGACGCTCAACAACGGAGGCAGTGAGCGCAGGAGAGGCGGGAAACCACCCAAGCGGAAGCCCGCTGGGGACGAGATGGTAGATTTGTTGCCCGGCGCAGCTGTGATGAACGGTGGGGATGTGCCGCTGCGACGGTGTCGTGGGCGGCCTCCCAAGCCTAAAGGGGGCTGTGTGGTGGGCCCCGGTGGAGCGGGGTCGGAAGGGGAGGAGGGTTTGGGGTTGGAGACGGGATCTACGGTGGTTAAAATGTCCAGGGTTGGAGGGAGATGGGTTGTGAATTGA